A section of the Pseudanabaena mucicola str. Chao 1806 genome encodes:
- a CDS encoding hybrid sensor histidine kinase/response regulator, with the protein MSVNQSDDTSEFNTFLESSRTNELDVDEFSDIDDINIDDNYKINDQPVNEPIDQIDVQTDVISRLSDDTSKTNSVSQTIDSSEDLHFFDTDSSNANRTEQEIITTDDLGDFFADVESLNLSLSNTVSNSVTSDITDNSFQNIIDREFSNTNALGDFFDDVEDPELDSIYSDNELDVLDKDDEVSDVSVDLSENFIDDNWSDLGVSDKININRDVVDESTEELESAIESNNLVNSFASANEDDLTILENKFNDFGNDLDYEFDFNEERSLTQSDVISLADDSEENILFDDVDDVQSDSLQSDNNPLTNIQQDDVNIDDNQEDISASSTFNSLDNFSQGDNDVEEINGIDDNFDFDDLEAMIGEPGSLSDNFITSNKDEIASFNNHINQDNGQQSINSDDMNFDELEALIDDTEGGEIPLDAKLKEQETTTLKTASPTLPKDDFDELESMLQSRFAPDVGPLKTKTSVRPPVTTRKPKLSDSTMRVDVKYLDSLNNLVGELVVNRNLLEQEQERLQQFITNLLHQVQLLSDVSQRMRDQYDRSLLEASLTAGRGRLFNNNFESGYSGDGVSTTSAVSSEFEGIEFDRYNTFHVLSQEIIELIVKVRESASDIEFVVGETDQVTRQLGTITTQVQDDLKQSRMVPFAQITDRLPRGVRDRAIKSGKLADLEVFGRETLIDKAIMESLIDPLTHLVNNAIDHGLEDPKTRQAVGKPATGKLTVRAYHQGNQTVISISDDGAGISTEKVKKSAVAKGVRSQSEVDRLNDTEVYLLLFEAGFSTAAEADEFKGRGVGLDVVKTCLDEIRGVIIVESAVGKGTTFTIRLPLTLSISKAMFCISDRARIAFPVDGFEDMVEVPQSQIVLNEKGQPCLPWRDTVLPFQHLSNLLSYSRHLSRSNIYGKQDNDELCIIILRNDNSYLALQVDQFLGEYEIVIKQLEGPIPKPAGIAGATVLGDGRVMAIANVLELFDIASGRLRPSTRGVTLQPPIEEVVAVDPTVLIVDDSITVRELLSLTFAKVGYRVEQAKDGQDAWEKLRAGLPCDMIFCDIEMPRMDGLDLLSRLQKDSRLKDIPVAMLTSRGADRHRQTAIQLGAKGYFTKPYLEEELLSASRRLLNGETLTI; encoded by the coding sequence TTGTCAGTCAATCAGAGCGATGATACATCTGAATTTAATACATTTCTAGAGTCTTCTAGAACAAACGAATTAGATGTTGATGAGTTTAGTGATATTGATGACATCAATATTGATGATAATTATAAGATTAATGATCAACCTGTTAATGAGCCTATTGATCAGATTGATGTTCAGACAGATGTGATTAGTCGGTTGTCTGATGATACTTCAAAGACGAATTCTGTTTCTCAAACAATTGACAGTTCTGAAGATCTACATTTTTTTGATACAGATAGTTCTAATGCAAATAGAACTGAACAGGAAATTATTACCACAGATGATTTAGGTGATTTCTTTGCTGATGTAGAATCGCTGAATTTGAGCTTGTCTAATACTGTTTCGAATAGTGTCACTAGTGATATTACTGACAATTCATTTCAAAATATAATTGATCGGGAATTTAGTAATACGAATGCATTAGGAGATTTCTTTGATGATGTGGAAGATCCTGAACTTGATTCTATTTATAGTGATAATGAATTAGATGTTTTAGATAAAGATGATGAAGTTTCTGATGTATCAGTAGATCTCTCCGAAAACTTTATTGATGATAACTGGAGTGATTTGGGTGTTAGCGACAAGATAAATATCAATAGAGATGTCGTAGATGAGAGTACTGAAGAACTTGAATCAGCAATCGAATCTAACAATTTAGTCAATTCATTTGCTAGTGCTAACGAAGATGATCTGACTATATTAGAGAATAAATTTAATGATTTTGGTAATGATCTAGACTATGAATTTGACTTTAATGAAGAGCGATCGCTTACACAAAGTGACGTGATTAGTTTAGCAGATGATTCTGAGGAGAATATTTTATTTGACGACGTTGATGATGTGCAATCAGATTCTCTGCAATCAGACAATAATCCTCTAACGAATATCCAACAAGATGACGTAAACATTGATGACAATCAAGAGGATATTTCAGCTAGTAGTACGTTCAATAGTCTAGATAATTTTTCCCAAGGTGATAATGATGTAGAGGAGATAAATGGAATTGATGATAATTTTGATTTTGATGATTTAGAAGCCATGATTGGTGAGCCAGGTAGTTTATCAGATAATTTCATTACCTCTAATAAAGACGAAATTGCTAGCTTTAATAATCATATCAATCAGGATAATGGACAGCAGTCTATTAATTCTGATGATATGAATTTTGACGAATTAGAAGCTCTAATAGATGATACTGAGGGGGGTGAGATACCTCTAGATGCAAAACTAAAAGAACAAGAAACTACTACTCTCAAAACTGCCTCACCAACACTACCGAAGGATGACTTTGACGAGTTGGAAAGTATGCTTCAGTCGAGATTTGCTCCCGATGTTGGACCGCTCAAGACTAAAACATCTGTGCGTCCTCCTGTCACTACCCGAAAGCCTAAGTTGTCCGATTCAACGATGCGAGTAGATGTCAAATACCTTGATAGTCTAAATAACTTAGTTGGGGAACTTGTTGTTAACCGCAACTTGTTAGAACAGGAGCAGGAAAGACTTCAACAGTTTATTACTAATCTATTACATCAAGTGCAGTTGCTAAGTGATGTATCCCAAAGAATGCGTGATCAGTATGATCGCTCTTTGCTAGAAGCGTCACTAACCGCAGGTCGTGGTCGTTTATTTAATAATAACTTTGAATCTGGTTATTCTGGTGATGGCGTAAGTACAACTAGTGCTGTTAGTAGTGAGTTTGAAGGGATTGAATTTGATCGCTACAATACCTTCCATGTTCTATCCCAGGAAATCATTGAGTTAATTGTCAAAGTTCGAGAATCAGCTTCAGATATTGAGTTTGTGGTGGGTGAAACCGATCAGGTAACTCGTCAGTTGGGAACAATTACCACTCAAGTGCAGGACGATCTGAAACAATCACGCATGGTTCCCTTTGCACAAATTACGGATCGCTTGCCTAGAGGTGTTCGTGATCGAGCCATCAAGAGTGGTAAGCTAGCTGATTTAGAGGTATTTGGGCGCGAGACTCTCATTGACAAAGCTATTATGGAGTCACTCATCGATCCATTGACACATTTAGTTAATAATGCGATCGATCATGGATTAGAAGATCCTAAGACCCGTCAAGCAGTTGGAAAACCTGCAACTGGTAAACTTACAGTCCGAGCCTATCACCAAGGTAACCAAACTGTTATCTCAATTAGTGATGATGGGGCAGGTATTAGCACCGAGAAAGTGAAGAAAAGTGCAGTTGCTAAGGGTGTACGTTCGCAATCGGAAGTTGATCGCCTCAATGATACCGAGGTTTACTTACTCTTATTTGAAGCAGGATTTAGCACCGCAGCAGAGGCTGATGAGTTTAAAGGACGCGGCGTTGGTCTGGATGTAGTCAAAACCTGTCTTGATGAAATTCGCGGTGTAATTATTGTGGAATCGGCAGTTGGTAAAGGAACCACCTTTACAATCCGCTTACCGCTTACGCTCAGTATTTCCAAGGCAATGTTCTGCATTAGTGATCGTGCTCGCATTGCCTTCCCCGTTGATGGCTTTGAAGATATGGTAGAGGTTCCGCAAAGTCAAATTGTACTAAACGAAAAGGGTCAGCCATGCCTACCTTGGCGAGATACGGTGTTGCCATTCCAACATCTCTCCAATTTGCTTTCTTATAGCCGACATCTCAGTCGCAGCAATATTTATGGTAAGCAGGATAATGATGAACTTTGCATAATTATTCTGCGTAACGATAATAGCTATCTTGCCCTACAGGTGGATCAGTTTCTTGGCGAGTACGAAATCGTTATCAAACAGCTAGAGGGCCCAATTCCCAAACCTGCTGGTATTGCGGGAGCAACGGTGTTAGGTGATGGTCGTGTCATGGCGATCGCTAACGTTTTAGAACTATTTGACATCGCTAGTGGCAGGCTGCGTCCTTCTACTCGTGGAGTCACGCTGCAACCACCTATTGAAGAAGTTGTTGCCGTCGATCCAACAGTTTTGATTGTAGACGACTCGATTACGGTGCGCGAACTACTGTCACTGACCTTCGCCAAGGTTGGCTATCGCGTCGAGCAAGCCAAAGACGGACAGGATGCATGGGAAAAACTGCGTGCGGGGCTACCTTGCGATATGATCTTCTGTGATATTGAAATGCCGAGGATGGATGGATTAGATCTCCTATCTAGATTACAAAAGGATTCGCGACTCAAAGACATACCTGTGGCGATGTTGACTTCTCGTGGAGCAGATCGCCATCGTCAAACCGCAATTCAACTTGGAGCAAAGGGATATTTTACTAAGCCCTATCTTGAAGAGGAGTTGTTGAGTGCCTCGAGGCGTCTCCTCAATGGAGAAACCCTGACGATTTAA